The following DNA comes from Pleuronectes platessa chromosome 9, fPlePla1.1, whole genome shotgun sequence.
ggtgatgtaatatatataataaattcaACATAAAATGGCCATTAAAATatgtgtggtgatgatgtcTGGCTGGGTGTTCTGGATAAGAAGGGGGAGGGGTGATTTGATAGACAGTGGGAGTCAGCTACCGCTCCAGCCCCAAGAGAAGAACATAGCATCGTCATCATCGTGGAATcaaacagacagagatggaTTCCTGCTTCAGAGGTCGGTAGAGTTTTCCTCAATTTTCTTGTGTTATAATGAAATCTTTTTTTGTCATAGATTTGGTCCGAAATTGAATGTTATCTTATTTCTGTGATGAAAACTATTGGAGAAGGGTTTGGGtaagtttagtttaaaaaacaaaaatacaaaatacataatTAAATGTCAAAGTGCATGTTGGGTGTGGTTGAAACCAGTAGTGCATATATGTTTTAAATACAGATTGAAGAACAGAATCGAAAAGAGATAATAAAGAGCAAATTTTCATTGCAAATCAAATTAAACTTACTTAATGTGTTGTAATAATATGATACAAAATGTGATCATGTGTCTTAATGTGTCTTCATTTCAACCATGCAGGCCCCTTGTGGATCACACTCATCCTCTTCATGCGGCCTCACTGCTCCTACAGCTCCGAGGGCAGACCGGTCTGCCCTCGGAGCTGCGACTGTTCGTATAATAATGTTGTCCTGTGCACAGGCGACATGGTCCAGGACATACCAAAGGAGATGCCCCCTCAGACATACGAGGTGTAcctcaacaacacaaacatgaatgtTATAAACGATCAGAGCCTGAAAAACCTGGATTTCATGCAGCGCTTCGGTCTGACTCACAGCCACCTACACACCATCCGACCGCTGGCGTTCCACGTCGCTCCAAAGCTCCGGTTCATCAAGCTGTCGTCCAACAACCTCACCACGCTTCCCTCTCTAGTGTTCAGTCCGCTGACCATTCTAGAACAGCTGTTTTTAGATGGCAACCAGCTTGAGACCATTTCTCCAGAAATATTTCACAGACTTGTTAAGTTGCAGGTTCTGGACCTGGGCCGCAACAAACTGATAGATCTCCCTCCGGATGTTTTCGATGGACTGACCGAACTCGCCTATCTCAACCTTGCCAGGAACCGCTTAAAGAGGCTTTCTCCCACCATCTTTCACTCCTTGGTCAACCTTCTCAAACTCTACATGTACAACAATAGACTCGAGGCGCTGGAGTCTAAGATGTTTGATGCACTCGTCAACCTCCAGGAGCTACTGATCGACCACAACCAGATCGCCAGGCTCCCGCGGCTTCTGTTCCATCCACTGACGAACCTGACGAGTCTCACTTTGTCCTCCAACCAACTTCAGGCTGTCCCCCAAGAAACCTTTTATAACATGCCCAAGCTGAGAAAGCTGACCCTCTACAACAACCCCTTGCTTTCCCTACCACCCCAGCTGATGGGTCACATGCCTGAGATGAGAGAATTGTATCTGTACAACACCAAACTCACTACTGTTCCTGGGAATTTATTCAGCAACATGTCCGGGCTGTTGATGCTTCACCTCCATTTAAATCACCATCTCAGAGAGTTGCCCGCAGACCTTTTCTGTTGTCTCCCCCAACTCAGGAAGCTCTCGCTGAAATACAACGACCTCCACTATCTACATCCTCAGCTGTTCTCCAAACTCACCTCACTGAACATGTTGGTTCTGAGCGGCAACAGTCTGCAGAACCTAACCAAAAACCTTTTTCAGGGCCTCGAAGAGCTTCAGACCATTGATTTGAAGGATAACTACCTCAAGACTCTGCCGGGAGATATCTTCTTGTCAAATGAAGCGTTGGGTACTCTGACTCTGATTGGCAACCCCTGGGATTGCACGTGCAGCATCAGAGGTATTGCAAGATGGATTAGAAGCAATGCTCGCGTGGTCATTGACAAAGGAAATGTGACATGTCGCAGTCCATCTGACAAACGGCACCGTACATTAGCATCTTTGCAAGATCAGGAGTTCAGTTATTGCGATGTTTCCACTGAGTTTCCTGGAAAGAAAAACTTGCCTGCCTCGGCACAACCATTCCACGCCATCTCAACCAGTCGATCGGCCTCAACAACCACACCACCAGCAACACCATCAAGCACCAGTGAAGTCATCAAACCACAGGTTTTCCATGGCAGGCTGGTGATCGAGCAGGGGCCGGAGTACGTTCACCACAACCACCACAGGGGCTGGGTGTTGGTGTGGTTTCTGCCCTCAGACACAGCCTGGGCTGGGTTCCTGATGTTCTGTCACATCCTTCTCGCGACCACAGGCCTGTTCCTCATTCTTGCTGCCATGTATACTTTGTGTCGCCTCGACAAGACCATGGATAAGCTGAAGGCCGAGTGTACATGAAAGTAAGGGTAGCCCACCATGTTATCAGGCTGAGTGCACGAGAGCAAAAGATAAACTGTCCTTCTCCACAAGCTGCAGCACATTAAATATCACTATTGTTTGTTGCTTTCCTCGATGCTATTTTTGTTGTGAGCAGTTTGGCTTGAGAAATGGGATTCAATGTCGCctattttaaaaagttttgaAGGTCAAATTATTTTAAGATTGTTTTCTAAGAATCATGGTTAGATGATACAATAATTAATATAGATTAGGAAATGCAAACCTTACGCTTTAACAAAGCTGTGAAAATGCAAATCAATTAATTTGACAAATTATTTGTTCGTCATTTTATATAATCCAAGCATTTTTGTtatacttttcattttttataaatcacatCTCTTTGGATTTTTGACTGTTGGTTGGACACATTTACAATCTGAAGACATCACTTtgggctcgggggggggggggggggggggggggttacaccaTTTTAACACATCATCAACTAAACAATGagtgtattttgttttaaaatatattttccagattgattgataataaaaataacggTTAGTTGCAGTTTTTTGTCTCCTTGTCATCAGATTGCATGTATGACGATTTTTACTGTGACTAACATCGTGTGTAAGTTTTTGTTCTTACTTGAGTGATGATGTCAATCAACATATACAAACCGATGTGATTTTGTTTCCCTCTAGTTGTAAAAATGCGGAACTGCATGAAgggtttctttctttccttctttccttctttccttctttccttctttccttctttccttctttccttctttccttctttccttcttttcttccttcctaCCTTCCTCCGTCCTCCCTTTCTCCCTTCCTTTCTACCTTCCTGTCAGCTGAGGCAAATAAAAATACCATCAAGCAGCGTCATGATGATATTCCTGCCTCTCCCATCAGTAATTACAAGTACTTTTGCTCCAACATCTGTTATCAGTTTAAATCAGACAAATACCTTTTGTTACATtgagataataaaaaatcaATAATTGCATATATATCACAAAACAGAGGTatgtataggtcataaatccggGAATTAATCACCTGATGCTTTTATTCTTTACCATAAACATTCACACACTATTATTTGGGAGCTCAGTTTGTCACAGTTTGGTCGTATTTTGTATCTTTAAAAGTTATAGAATAGTGATGAATACTCATAAACCATTTTCCAAATCTATTATCTGgcgtttgttttaaaaaattggGTCGGGCCTCCCAATGTATGTTAGAGAAGTTCTTGAGAATAAACATTCTTTTCTCTTATCTAGGGTTATAATCCAGATTTCTGCTTTGAAAGGAAATGACAGATAAATGAACTTTCCCAAAAGAAAGCAAAAGCTTTCCGTAAATGAATCACATCCCATCGTAATTTTCCAAAAACAGCCTTCAGAACAAGAGACTCCAAGTCAATCAGTCATCGCCATGATTTCACAAGGTCAGGGAACAAAACAACTTTGGAAATTACGCTTTGGAAGAACAGTGCCCTTGTAATTTCACGAGCCTCCATTATAAAACAAACCCACAACAACGTTCCAcaattgtttctctttctgtgttaTCCAAGATCACTCATGACATAACTTAACAAATATAAGATTGTGAATTTGTTATTTTATCCCACGAGTTATCCTCAAACTTTCATACAAATGTCTTTACAGAAGTACATAGTCATAGAACTAACGTGACATTTCCATCCAGTTTTGTTGATGATTGCACATCCCActttagttttatttagttctctctggaggaaaaacaacagagaacatTTGACAGCTcgtgtaaaaaaaaagcttccaAAGCCTTTAAACCTTCACAAAATGACAGCAGATGCCGGGAATTCCTCGAGAGGAGATTAGACTTTCAACAGCAAACAGCAAACAATGGAGGATGAATTGGTGAGCAGCGCCCAAGTTCATCGCTATGACAACCAGTGATTAGGCCCTTCCAGTACGCTGAGCCCACACAACAGTGGTGACACACTCtcacccgctctctctctctaccacacacacccacacacaccatgtCATGGGTCACTTTTGGGAACTTTACATAAACTTACAGTAATTTCAGACTTATCCACTACTTCCCCAACGTTAACCTAACTCAAATCTACCACTGACCCAATAATCAACTGGAGACACAAGTTTAACAACAAAGATCAGGAAGTTGTCCCCGTTTAacaattgtttcttttttttatattctaaatGGGGACAGATACATTTTATCTTAACCTGATATTTTCCACAGATCATTTGCAGGAGACTCTTGGTTGTTGTTTGGTGCTATTAAATTCTTATGTCAAAATAATAGACATTGGGGTTTTGGGgtgtatgtgttttttgtgtgaaatgtaaaaacGCAATAAAAATACTtctgacaaaaaatataagttCTGCCTTAGCTATAGCAATGCAGTACTTATAAAGCAATAGGAAGTTTaccattttgtttctttttgataACCAACTGATTACCATTTCAATGGGAGTTGCTTCTCAGAAAAGTTCTAAGTATATAcgtatgcctaatgtcgctataCAGATATTCAATTATAAATATGAACCCTTATTTAATATAATGTTAAGTTCTAAGAACTGTTACTGTAACTCAGGTTTTTACCTAAAGTACACCACTCCAGTGCCATCACTGCCTTTGTACCTGTAACTCAGAAAAATCAACGATAGCTTTTAATACCTCAAATTCCACACAGATATTAAGGGATGTATGCCGAGAGTTCATGTGACGTATAGGAGCCCAGACAGTTAAGTGTATTTTTCAAGAGGACTGTTTACAAGGATATATATAatcacaaagaagaagaaaagtcaaGATTGTACCCAAGGACTCACAAATGTAAGATGTTtactaatttgtttttaaatgttgatagATGGATGTTGTTTAGATataggttttttattaatttatcaattgtcagatatatatatattttttttttttctgtgtgtgtatctgctaaCTCCTGCTCTCATATTTTGAAATAGATCATGTCTCAAATGAATCATCCGCTGGCAGCATGTTTTCTAAACCTGGAAGAAACTTCAGATAAAACCCCCTTTTTAATCTGGAATATCAGGTATATGTTTTTCAGCTTGATGATGATAGACTCCATTGTGATTTTGTAAATTAAAGATCAAATTAGTCAATTAAAAAACACTGGTACGAACTTTCTCTTCCTGTGTCTTCACAGCAATATCAGAAAGACTGCAGCAACGGCCGGGCTATACGTTAACTCCACCCTCGCTATCTGTAGCCTGTGGTAAAGAGGGAGTTAGTCGGCTTAAAAAACTGATGGATTTACTTGAAGCAACAAAGGAATGTTCGAAGCAGCACAACACTCGCTGctaaaccttttttttctctctcccactggTTTATTGAGGAACAGAACATTCCACATTTTAGTATCAGGGCCAAATCACCACGTACTTACATGAACAGGTTCATGAAAAAAAGCTAAACGCTCAACATTTTCAGGGGTTATTTCTTGTTTCCTTGCATCCTAATAAAGCAGGATTTCGTGATACGTGGATATTTATGATTCAACAGCATAATGTATGTGCACATTTACAGTAGCTGTGTAGAGCAGCAGGTAATTCTCAAACTATTTCATCTAGAATCATATAATCTCCAACAAAAGACTGGACGCTGTGCTGCGctggttgttttgttgtttttttgtgctgAGTATAATTCCCTAACAGTGGATTTATGAGGTGCCAAGTGCCAAACCCATCAGCTTACAAGCAAACCAGGGTTGCGACGTATAAAAATATGACCAGCTTATGCTTCAATTtgcaaaaccaaaacaacaacagtgcgcACACACTCAAAACTAAACACTAAATCCTTTCTCTTGACTTGAACCAAATTCTCCCCCTGCCTGCGACACTAACCAACTAATGTATTCTGTAAATGGGTTCCTGGAGGAAAACCAGAAACACATGTAGTTACATAGTTGAAAAACATATGGATCCACTCAGATGAATTACAGATCACAAACCTCCTCCTACATGCGTTCAAGCAGCCGTACAAACACAAATCCAGTCCCGGAGGGGTGGGGCTTCCCCTGTCGCCTGATCCCCCAGAaaatgtgagtgtgggtgtgatcgtgtgaggaggaggtgtggtgcTGAACAGTGACACTGAGGCTTCAGAGACAGAACCTGCAGGTCTCATGACCTCAGGACAAAAAgcagaacaaataaaaaagtgacTGAGGAAGGGAAACGGGTGATGACGAGGAGCAGGAAAATGTGATGCCGTGAGAGTTGAGAGAGTCCTGGAAACTTTCATCACAGGATTTGTGAAGCTGAGGACGAGAAGGGAGGACGCACATAAAAGATAACCAGACCGACCCACTGTCTGTGTTCAGTCAATCGTCAGATCCTACTGAAGGTAAGTTCTGCCAAATAGTGTGCCATGTTAACCAGGGTGCTGATCAACATGCCGTAGAATGAAAATGTGGCTAAAAGATTTCAGGGAGGAATCATGAAGGAGACAGCTGTGATGATCAATGAGTTGCCGCTTACGTCCTTTTGTGATTTAACCAAGGAACGTGTGTATCCATGTGTAGAAGACAGCCGACATATACTCTCTATGTTATTGTTATCCTAACATTTTGACAGTTTATGTAAACGCTTAAATGAAAaccttttaaatgtaaaatggaTCCCGTCTCAATGACTTGAccactttcttttctcttctgttaGTTCAGTCTTTTACAAAGTGCTGATGCATCAGCTCCggcaagggggaaaaaaaaatctaagcaATTACTGGTGAACTGGAAATGCTTAAGCCATTACACTGCAATGTAGACCATTCCAGGTCAGCCCAGTGAAGACTAGACTGTGGTTTTAGTTGGACTGGGACATTATAATATAAACCAGAGTGGAAACATGGTTTGATTTGGAATATTATTAAACTGCAGTTGTGATTTTTTagtggaggaggatgaaagGGGGAAGAAACAATTGTCAAAATAAGGCGTGTAAGTCTATCGTACAGATAAAGGGGAACTGAAATGTGtggcaacttaaaaaaaatgatttccaTTATTGAAACCCCACCCTGACCCTAATTGTGAAATCTGACATCACATTCACAACATTTAAGATAAAAAGGGAAGTGCAGATTGTGATGAAACCAGTGGATATCTCCCCATAAACCTCAAtagaagaaaaaagggaaagtcAGAACTAATATTACTATCATTAcgttttttctatattttcacagattttgtAAAAGTAGAAGGTATACCGTTAGAAATGAAGTGTAACAAACAgatttttaataattttctaCAAGAAATTAAAATGTCCCTCTCACAGCAGGGACCTCGCACCCCTTAGCTTAAATAAAATGAGCTCACAATTGgtcaaaaacaggaagagctGCGATTTACCAGGGTGGATTTTATGACCCTCGATCTCTGATGTGAAAAacaaaggagaaagaaagagaagaacaaaCGCCACTTCCTCTCAGAGACTCTTTCTGCACCCTAATACACTTCAGCCGCTGAGAAACAATTCACGCTTGCCAACATGAAGTCGCAGAActttaaatggatttgtataAAGAGGCATTTCTGTTCTCCTGTCCCGTTACAAACAGTGAGCACAGCCTCAGCCTCCAACATGTGCAGGCTGTGATATAAACACAGCAAATCTAGAGAGCAAGTAGAAAGTACTTTGCTATAGCGGGGGAAACCAAACACCATGTGTATGTCAGACCAGCGTCTACTCAGCATTTGGGGTCTTTAATTCCAAAACATCCCGCAGCACACTGAAATGTCTGATGAATACAAATCAAGAATTCAGCGTTTTAATGCCAAACGCTGGCTAAAAACAGTGTTTCACCAGTCAGCCCTTTTGGTAATACTAATGAGCAATGCTCCAAGCCACAGGCAGCAAAATAAAGCACTAGATCGATCCATGCTAGTGTCTCCTCTTTGGTTAAAACAAGAATGCTGAGGCAGCAACGTGGAGGCACTGTTCCTAATTAGAGTTATCTTCAGTAGAAATGTCTTATTATGTTGATGATTTAAAATGTAGAGATCCTCCCTTCGTCTCTGTTCTCAGGGAAAGGAGAAAAGACAGACCACGGAAACTAGAAAAAGACTGCACAGCAAATATCTGAGAGtagcacacgcacaaacaaagCTTTGTGTTAAGAACGGAGCAATTCAGTTTCCTTCATGAGCATAAATGGATCTATGCTCTGGGTAAAATATCAATGTTGTTATGACACCCACAGGGAATTGTACTACATTTAGCACAAACATTCAATTAGAATCAAGGATGAGCTTATTAGACTTTGGGGGTCataggtcaaggtcactgtgacctcatatAACCTGTTTTTGCTCTCTGAACTTGTTTTCTTAAAAACACCTTGTGATAATCTTAAAAAATTTGACGCAAATGTTAACTTAGACTCATGGATTAATCGATTTGAGTGGTCAAAGGTCCAAATTCAAGGTCAGCATGCCCTTTGAGGACCAAAAAATGTACGCTAAAGACTCAACCAGTTCTAActgcaaaatgttttttttcttctgttttctaGGAGAAACATGGACCTGCCACCAACCCTCCATGTGttccttctcctctgttctctaaATACTGTTGTTTGGGCTTGTCCAGTTGGatgtaaatgtcaaacaaacaaaatactctGCAGTGGCCTCTCAGACTTCCCCACACCTCTTAACTCATCTACCACTGCCCTCTACGTCTCCAACTCCAGTATCTACTCTCTGAAACCAGAGGACCTGGCGGTTTTCTCTAACGCCCTCAACATCTTTGTGATTAAAGACACTGTTCTGAAGGAGGTGCACCCTGGCACACTTGATGCCACTCCAAATATAGGTGCCTTGGGGTTTACTGGCACGGAACTGCAAGATCTCCCAGAGGCCTTATTCCAAAAACTTCTGAGTCTTGAGTCTCTGACTCTAAAGAGCAACAAACTCCTGGTACTCCGCCCTCATTGGTTTTCCTCTCTGAAGAATCTGAAAGTTCTTGACCTAAGCAAGAATCTTTTCACCTCTGTACCTTTTGAAACTTTTAACACTCTCACTCAGCTAAGTTATCTTTTACTTTCCGGAAACAATTTCAGTCAACTGCCTGTAAAGACATTCGTGGGTCTTTCTAAGCTTAAAATCCTTCGGCTTAGTAAAAACTCCCTACAGGAACTCCCTGCTGGCAGTCTGGATGACCTTGGCAATCTGGAGGAACTATCCCTAAATGACAATCTAATCACTCACCTCCACCGTGACCTGTTCTCTAACACTCGGAAGCTCCAAAAGCTGTTCCTCTCTAACAACAGGCTTACATCTCTTCCACTGGGGATCTTTTTAaaccttcccctcctctcccagaTGTCACTGTATGAAAACCAGCTGGAGAGTCTGGGTCCAGGGGTGTTTGGGCCCATGCCGTTGCAGGAGCTGTGGCTATATGACAACAAGCTCAGCCGTTTGGAGGATGACACCTTCAGAAATCTGACTCACATGCGTCTGCTGGTCCTGAGCCGCAACCAGATCAACTACGTTTCTTCCGGGACCTTCAGGGGGTTGGAGAAGGTGGGAGAGATATCACTCCACACCAATCTGCTCACAACCTTGCAAGCTGGGACTTTCCAAGGTCTTCCCAGCCTGGTCAACATTTCCCTGGAGCATAACTTCATCAGCTCCCTCCCTGTGGGTTTTCTGCTGGGCGTGAGCCATCTTGGACAGATAGACCTGCGAAACAATTCCTTCAACAGCATGCCACAAGAAAGTCTGGATGCACTCACCGTGACAAATGAAGTGCTCCTACAGCAGAATCCCTGGAGGTGTGATAAAGATATTCTGCCTCTTAGGGATTGGCTGAGACAGCACCCAACCAAGGCCAACCAAACCCTTGTGGTGTGTGAAGTGCCTTTCGACCTGAACGGTGAGGTGATCGCTCTGCTGACAAACAAGAACCTGATGCCTCTCAGCTCTACCGAGGATCCTGTGTTGACTTCgacggagaagaggaggaaaccaAATACCCCTCCAACGAGAAGAAGCACTGTGCCACCTGCTGTCAACACCACGCCCACCTCGGAGCCTGAGGAAGTCACCAGCAGTGGACAGGGGGAACAGGGACCGGTTACTAATAATATTGGGATAACCCTTATCATCATCGCAGTAGTGTCCACTGTCATCATAAGCACTCTGATCGTCAGCTGCGTGTGCTGGAGGAAGAAcaagagaggcagaggaaatATAGGCCGCAGAAATAAGAACTCTGTGCTGTAGACCACCCAGCATCAATAACACAGGAACTTTTAAAGCCAAGGGAAACTGCTCGCTGATTACTGAGGGCTGCCCACAACATCTGGAGCATAGTGTTGATTTTAGAGCCTCCAAGTCATAGAAAGAACCGCAAcagctccttcttcttcagctaGAACAAACAAGGAAACtgattttcttttgaattagTTAGCATACCGCTTTGTACCAGTACTGTGTGCTCTAAAAAGTGATCTGTCATCTTGCACACTATCTGTAAAAACTATTTTATGGGACAGTGGGATTATTTGGTGAATGTAAACTGAAATGCACAGAAACAGTGACCTTCTTTTGACTGAACTGAGTACTCTGTTCAATggtctttcattatttcattaattattGCAGTTTGAATTTCTGTGCTAACAATAAATTTCAGCAACAGTTGTAATCATTGAATGAGTATCCATGCTAAATCAAAGATGTAATTGTTCATCCATTGTAAGAAAATTCAAAGCAACATATTACTTTGCAATGAATAAATGCATTGCTTTTAGAGGAATCAGTCTCTCTTTGAAGTGATCATTTACTGAAGTAAGCTATTCATGGTTTATCATCACAACTTACACACTTTCTCTCAAGGAATATGACATAAAAACCTTATTCAAGAAAATGGTGAAAGACAAAACAGGACTGAAATCCCTGTGACAAGTAGTTTACCCACAAAGTAAAGGTTAAGTTATGGCGGTCAGAAGCAACATACTGCATCATATATAATGTGATTGACAGAAAAAATTACAAATTGTGTTGCTGATCTTCTTAAAACGACTTCACATGAAATCTCCTGTCCAGACTGAGTGGATTTTAAAGAAGTCACACTGAATTGAAAGAGGTACAGCATGATACTGTACCACAACTTTGCATTCAAAGTAATCATTCACTGAAACTATGTTGATTGTCAGAAACAGAGTGATGTAGTaattttggcacatttagcgATGGCACTAACTTCCAACACTCATCCAACTTTTGTCTGCTGTCCCCTTGATTATATCCATTCAATATATAAGACTGCCATCTACTGGAATGAAGTCCCAATAATGGTTGAAACTATTTTGGCCTGAATCCCAAACTTCCTTCCATTGCTTCCCCTGCAATTATACAGAGACAAGACAAAACAAACGAATCACAAATGCTGACTAATTATTAACTGAAAATAACAATGTTCTGGTAGGGAAGCTAAAACAAAACTAGATCAACAAACTTAAGATAAGTTATTGTGAACAGAAGGGTTGTTGACTTGTAaagttttactttctttctgcTTTCACCAATGTGGAAACAGCTGCATGAAAGTGTTTACATTCCACAGTGTGTGGGAATTTCGAGAGAATGATGAATCTTCAACCTTTAAATACAGATGAATTTACACAAC
Coding sequences within:
- the LOC128448563 gene encoding platelet glycoprotein V produces the protein MDSCFRGPLWITLILFMRPHCSYSSEGRPVCPRSCDCSYNNVVLCTGDMVQDIPKEMPPQTYEVYLNNTNMNVINDQSLKNLDFMQRFGLTHSHLHTIRPLAFHVAPKLRFIKLSSNNLTTLPSLVFSPLTILEQLFLDGNQLETISPEIFHRLVKLQVLDLGRNKLIDLPPDVFDGLTELAYLNLARNRLKRLSPTIFHSLVNLLKLYMYNNRLEALESKMFDALVNLQELLIDHNQIARLPRLLFHPLTNLTSLTLSSNQLQAVPQETFYNMPKLRKLTLYNNPLLSLPPQLMGHMPEMRELYLYNTKLTTVPGNLFSNMSGLLMLHLHLNHHLRELPADLFCCLPQLRKLSLKYNDLHYLHPQLFSKLTSLNMLVLSGNSLQNLTKNLFQGLEELQTIDLKDNYLKTLPGDIFLSNEALGTLTLIGNPWDCTCSIRGIARWIRSNARVVIDKGNVTCRSPSDKRHRTLASLQDQEFSYCDVSTEFPGKKNLPASAQPFHAISTSRSASTTTPPATPSSTSEVIKPQVFHGRLVIEQGPEYVHHNHHRGWVLVWFLPSDTAWAGFLMFCHILLATTGLFLILAAMYTLCRLDKTMDKLKAECT